A part of Emys orbicularis isolate rEmyOrb1 chromosome 13, rEmyOrb1.hap1, whole genome shotgun sequence genomic DNA contains:
- the LOC135888191 gene encoding olfactory receptor 6N1-like has protein sequence MHLIEKAEEDNGTDITEFILLGFGNLPELQILLFLVFLVIYIVTMSGNILIIVVVVADQHLHTPMYYFLGNLSCLETCYTSTILPRMLASLLTGDRTISVGGCMIQFSFFGYLATTECYLLAAMSYDRYLAICRPLRYAALMNGRLCLQLTAGSWISGFLSCVIMMCFMSQLTFCGPNEIDHFFCDFSPMLKLSCSDTSMITLVSFILVSLDSPCPFLLTVTSYVCIIATILRIPSTTGRQKAFSTCSSHLIVVTVFYGTIMTVYLLPNTNTLKALNKVFSVFYTVLTPMLNPLIYSLRNKEVKEALRKIIS, from the coding sequence ATGCACCTCATAGAGAAAGCAGAAGAGGACAATGGAACGGacatcacagaattcatcctgCTGGGATTCGGGAATCTCCCTGAACTGCAGATCCTTCTCTTCCTGGTtttcctagtgatctacattgtgaccatgtctgggaacatcctcatcattgtggtagttgtggctgatcagcaccttcacacccccatgtactacttcctggggaacttgtcctgcttggagacctgctacacctccaccatccttcccaggatgctggccagtctcctgacagGAGACAGAACCATTTCTGTGGGGGGCTGCATGATACAGTTTTCTTTCTTTGGTTATTTGGCAACTACAGAATGCTATCTCCTAGCAgcaatgtcttatgatcggtatttagcgatatgcAGACCCCTGCGTTATGCAGCCCTGATGAACGGCAGGTTGTGCCTCCAGCTAACAGCGGGGTCTTGGATAAGCGGATTTCTAAGTTGTGTAATAATGATGTGCTTTATGTCACAATTAAcattctgtggccccaatgaaattgaccatttcttttgtgatttttctCCAATGCTAaaactctcctgcagtgacaccaGCATGATCACACTGGTTAGTTTCATACTCGTCTCCCTAGATTCGCCTTGCCCATTTCTATTAACTGTGACATCCTATGTTTGTATCATTGCTActatcctgagaatcccttccaccaccgggaggcaaaaggccttttccacctgctcctctcacctcattgtggttACAGTTTTCTATGGGACCATAATGACTGTGTATCTGCTACCAAATACCAATACACTGAAAGCCCTgaacaaagtgttctctgtcttctACACAGTCCTGACGCCCATGCTCAACCCCCTCATATACAGCCTGCGAAATAAAGAGGTGAAGGAAGCCCTGAGAAAAATCATCAGTTAA